A part of Aquibium oceanicum genomic DNA contains:
- the rph gene encoding ribonuclease PH: protein MRPSKRQPGEMRPVSFERGVSKHAEGSCLVKFGDTHVLCTASLEERVPPWMRNSGKGWVTAEYGMLPRATGDRMRREASAGKQGGRTLEIQRLIGRSLRAVVDMQALGEVQITVDCDVIQADGGTRTASITGGFVALHDCLKWMEARQMVSVDKVLKDHVAAISCGIHGGACVLDLDYVEDSAAEADANFVMTGKGGIVEIQGTAEGDPFSEEQFTELLALAKKGIARLVDLQKMAVG from the coding sequence ATGCGTCCCTCGAAGCGCCAGCCCGGCGAAATGCGTCCCGTCAGCTTCGAGCGCGGGGTATCGAAACATGCGGAAGGCTCGTGCCTCGTCAAGTTCGGCGACACGCATGTGCTGTGCACGGCGAGCCTGGAGGAGCGGGTTCCGCCGTGGATGCGCAACAGCGGCAAGGGCTGGGTGACGGCCGAATACGGCATGCTGCCGCGGGCCACCGGCGACCGGATGCGGCGCGAGGCCTCGGCCGGCAAGCAGGGCGGCCGTACGCTCGAGATCCAGCGCCTGATCGGGCGCTCGCTGCGCGCAGTGGTCGACATGCAGGCGCTGGGCGAGGTGCAGATCACCGTCGACTGCGACGTGATCCAGGCCGACGGCGGGACCCGGACGGCATCGATCACCGGGGGCTTCGTGGCGCTGCACGACTGCCTGAAATGGATGGAAGCGCGCCAGATGGTCTCCGTCGACAAGGTGCTGAAGGACCATGTGGCGGCGATCTCCTGCGGCATCCATGGCGGCGCCTGCGTGCTCGACCTCGACTATGTCGAGGATTCGGCGGCGGAGGCCGACGCCAACTTCGTCATGACCGGCAAGGGCGGGATCGTGGAGATCCAGGGGACCGCCGAGGGCGACCCGTTCTCGGAAGAGCAGTTCACCGAGCTTCTCGCCCTGGCCAAGAAGGGCATCGCGCGTCTGGTCGACCTGCAGAAGATGGCGGTCGGCTGA
- a CDS encoding VOC family protein produces the protein MRPRSILESALYVTDLVAAEAFYEDVLGLERLAKVEGRHIFFRCGDGVLLLFNGEATQVPPPPDARLPVPPHGTSGQGHLCFAAPGDEIDRWRDFLTERGIAIEADFSWPQGGRSIYFRDPSGNSLEFAQPRIWGIE, from the coding sequence ATGCGGCCGCGCTCGATCCTGGAATCCGCGCTCTACGTGACGGATCTCGTTGCCGCCGAGGCGTTCTACGAAGACGTGCTCGGGCTCGAAAGGCTTGCCAAGGTCGAGGGTCGCCACATCTTCTTCCGCTGCGGGGACGGCGTGCTTCTCCTGTTCAACGGGGAAGCCACGCAGGTGCCACCCCCGCCGGATGCCAGACTGCCGGTGCCGCCGCATGGTACTAGCGGACAGGGGCATCTGTGCTTCGCCGCGCCGGGTGACGAGATCGACCGGTGGAGGGATTTCCTGACGGAACGCGGCATCGCCATCGAGGCGGATTTTTCCTGGCCGCAAGGCGGGCGTTCCATCTATTTCCGCGATCCGTCCGGCAACTCGCTGGAGTTCGCGCAGCCGCGCATCTGGGGCATCGAATGA
- the rdgB gene encoding RdgB/HAM1 family non-canonical purine NTP pyrophosphatase, whose protein sequence is MNTLEKQKMVVASHNAGKLREFADLMAPFGIEAKSAKEYGLPEPEETGTTFEENAYIKAHAAAVETGLPALSDDSGLCVDALDGAPGVYTADWATQPDGTRDFMLAMEKTETLLKEKGATDPAQRTARFVAVICLCQPDGSAEYFRGEAEGQLVWPPRGDDGFGYDPVFQPRGFDVTFGEMTAEQKHGWKPGQDQALSHRARAFQKFARAKLGAS, encoded by the coding sequence ATGAACACGCTGGAAAAGCAGAAGATGGTGGTCGCCAGCCACAATGCCGGCAAGCTCAGGGAGTTCGCCGATCTGATGGCGCCCTTCGGCATCGAGGCGAAGTCGGCAAAGGAGTACGGGCTTCCCGAGCCGGAGGAGACCGGCACGACTTTCGAGGAGAACGCCTACATCAAGGCGCATGCGGCTGCGGTGGAGACCGGCCTGCCGGCACTGTCGGACGATTCGGGCCTCTGCGTCGATGCGCTCGACGGCGCGCCGGGCGTCTACACCGCCGACTGGGCAACCCAACCCGATGGAACGCGCGACTTCATGCTGGCGATGGAAAAGACCGAGACGCTGCTGAAGGAAAAGGGCGCGACCGATCCGGCGCAGCGCACCGCGCGCTTCGTCGCCGTGATCTGCCTGTGCCAGCCCGACGGGAGCGCGGAATATTTCCGCGGTGAGGCGGAGGGGCAGCTGGTCTGGCCGCCGCGCGGCGACGACGGTTTCGGCTACGATCCGGTGTTTCAGCCGCGGGGCTTCGACGTCACCTTCGGCGAGATGACGGCGGAACAGAAGCACGGCTGGAAGCCCGGGCAGGACCAGGCGCTGTCGCATCGCGCCCGCGCCTTCCAGAAATTCGCGCGGGCGAAGCTCGGCGCGTCATGA
- the hemW gene encoding radical SAM family heme chaperone HemW yields the protein MPDFRPDDRLPGFGVYVHWPFCAAKCPYCDFNSHVRHQPVDQERFARAFATELATMRERTGPRTVTSIFLGGGTPSLMEPGTVGTILEAVAANWTVPDGIEVTLEANPSSVEAGRFRGYRSAGVNRVSLGVQALNDADLKFLGRLHNVEEALRAIELARDTFPRLSFDLIYARPGQTPEAWRAELEAAIGHAADHLSLYQLTIEEGTPFHALHAARKFTVPDGDHAADLYALTQEVTAQRGLPAYEISNHARPGAESRHNLTYWRYGEYVGVGPGAHGRFVGGGTRNVTIAERMPERWLSLVEAKGHGVVDGETLTRSEEADEFLLMGLRLAEGIDLARYEQLSGRPLASERIAVLQDEDLVAPVGNSRLRATPAGMIVLDAVVADLAR from the coding sequence ATGCCTGATTTCAGGCCCGACGACCGTTTGCCGGGGTTCGGGGTCTACGTGCACTGGCCGTTCTGCGCGGCCAAATGTCCCTATTGCGACTTCAATTCGCATGTGCGCCACCAGCCGGTGGACCAGGAGCGGTTCGCCCGCGCCTTCGCGACGGAACTCGCCACGATGCGGGAACGCACCGGGCCGCGGACGGTCACCAGCATCTTCCTCGGCGGCGGCACGCCGTCGCTGATGGAGCCGGGTACGGTCGGCACGATCCTGGAAGCGGTCGCGGCGAACTGGACGGTGCCGGACGGGATCGAGGTGACGCTGGAGGCGAACCCGTCGTCGGTCGAGGCTGGGCGCTTCCGGGGATATCGCTCGGCGGGCGTCAACCGCGTCTCGCTCGGCGTGCAGGCGCTGAACGACGCCGACCTGAAGTTCCTCGGACGGCTGCACAATGTCGAAGAGGCGCTGCGGGCGATCGAGCTCGCCCGCGATACCTTTCCGCGGCTTTCCTTCGACCTAATCTATGCGCGGCCGGGCCAGACCCCGGAGGCGTGGCGCGCCGAATTGGAGGCGGCGATCGGCCATGCCGCCGACCATCTGTCGCTCTACCAGCTGACGATCGAGGAAGGCACGCCGTTCCACGCGCTGCACGCGGCGCGCAAGTTTACCGTGCCGGACGGGGACCATGCCGCCGACCTCTACGCGCTGACCCAGGAGGTGACCGCCCAGCGCGGACTGCCGGCCTACGAGATATCGAACCACGCCAGGCCGGGCGCGGAGAGCCGCCACAACCTGACCTACTGGCGCTACGGCGAATATGTCGGCGTCGGACCCGGCGCGCACGGCCGCTTCGTCGGCGGCGGCACGCGCAACGTGACGATCGCGGAGCGGATGCCGGAACGCTGGCTGTCGCTGGTCGAGGCGAAAGGCCACGGCGTCGTCGATGGCGAGACGCTGACGCGCAGCGAGGAGGCCGACGAGTTCCTGCTGATGGGGCTGCGGCTGGCCGAAGGCATCGACCTCGCCCGCTATGAGCAGCTTTCGGGCCGCCCGCTTGCATCCGAGCGCATTGCCGTGCTGCAGGACGAGGACCTCGTCGCGCCGGTCGGCAATTCGCGGCTGAGGGCGACGCCGGCGGGGATGATCGTGCTCGACGCGGTGGTGGCCGACCTGGCGCGTTG